Proteins encoded in a region of the Planococcus shixiaomingii genome:
- a CDS encoding bifunctional aldolase/short-chain dehydrogenase — protein sequence MVQKLWSEEKASTLAVGLSELVYRSNLIGSDRAVCNWGGGNTSMKTTEKDFRGREIEVMWVKGSGSDLATMGAENFTGLDLEAIRPLMERNEMPDEEMVEYLSHCMIDSKHPRASIETLLHAFLPFKHVDHTHPDAIISLCCADNGKELAKEIYGDRFVWVPYVRPGFTLSKMIAEGVRNNPAADLVLMEKHGLVVWGETAKESYEKTISVINEAESFIQDRIEKGKIFGGRKYDSLPEDEQKSILARVMPFIRGSVSEEKKMLLTYDAGHDVLQFVNSQDAAALSQVGAACPDHLVHTKMKPLFVDWDPATKDAEQLIKALAAGIANFKEEYKAYFERNKNEGDVMFEPAPRVILIPGIGMVNTGKNIAMAKVSGQLYRRAIAVMKGSTTLGNFVSLNENESYNIEYWPLELYKLSLAPAEAEFSRKVAFVTGGAGGIGSETCRQFVAQGAHVVLADLNLEGAEKIAAELVEEFGEDRAVALKMDVTSEEQIQAAFQQTALTYGGVDIIVNNAGLATSSPFDETTLKEWNLNMNVLGTGYFLVAREAFKQMKDQAIGGSMVFIGSKNSVYAGKNAAAYSSVKALEAHLARCIAAEGGEFGIRVNSVLPDAVLQGSAIWGSRWREERAAAYGIEPDELEEHYRKRTTLMVNIYPKDIAESILFLSSSKAEKTTGCMITVDGGVPAAFTR from the coding sequence ATGGTACAGAAACTATGGAGCGAAGAAAAAGCCAGCACATTAGCGGTAGGCCTCAGTGAACTTGTCTACCGTTCGAACTTAATCGGATCTGACCGCGCTGTCTGCAATTGGGGCGGCGGCAATACGTCGATGAAGACAACTGAAAAGGATTTCCGCGGCCGGGAAATCGAAGTGATGTGGGTCAAGGGAAGCGGATCGGACCTTGCCACCATGGGAGCTGAAAACTTCACAGGGTTGGACCTTGAAGCGATCCGTCCGCTGATGGAGCGGAACGAAATGCCGGACGAAGAGATGGTGGAATACTTATCCCATTGCATGATCGACAGCAAGCATCCGCGTGCTTCAATTGAAACCTTGCTTCACGCCTTTCTGCCTTTTAAGCACGTTGACCATACGCATCCGGATGCCATTATCAGCCTTTGCTGTGCGGATAACGGAAAAGAGCTGGCAAAAGAGATTTACGGGGATCGCTTTGTCTGGGTGCCGTACGTCCGTCCTGGCTTTACCCTGTCTAAAATGATTGCAGAAGGAGTCCGTAATAACCCTGCTGCAGACCTTGTTTTAATGGAAAAACACGGACTTGTCGTTTGGGGAGAAACTGCAAAAGAAAGCTATGAGAAAACCATATCGGTCATCAATGAAGCAGAGAGTTTTATCCAGGATCGAATTGAAAAAGGTAAAATCTTCGGCGGCAGAAAATACGATTCGTTGCCGGAAGACGAACAAAAAAGCATTCTTGCCAGAGTGATGCCATTTATCCGTGGATCTGTCAGTGAAGAAAAGAAAATGCTCTTAACGTATGATGCGGGGCATGATGTCCTGCAATTCGTTAATAGCCAGGATGCTGCCGCTTTGTCGCAAGTCGGTGCTGCATGCCCCGATCACTTGGTCCATACGAAGATGAAGCCGCTGTTTGTTGATTGGGATCCTGCCACAAAAGATGCCGAGCAACTGATCAAGGCACTTGCAGCGGGAATCGCAAATTTTAAAGAAGAATACAAAGCTTACTTCGAACGCAATAAAAACGAAGGCGACGTCATGTTCGAGCCTGCTCCGCGAGTCATCCTGATTCCCGGAATAGGCATGGTGAACACCGGTAAAAATATCGCCATGGCGAAAGTCAGCGGGCAGCTTTACCGCCGTGCAATAGCGGTTATGAAAGGCTCGACGACTCTTGGGAATTTCGTTTCGCTGAACGAAAATGAATCCTACAATATTGAATACTGGCCGCTGGAACTTTATAAGCTGTCGCTCGCTCCGGCAGAAGCGGAGTTCTCACGCAAAGTGGCGTTTGTTACAGGCGGGGCTGGCGGGATCGGCAGTGAAACATGCCGGCAATTTGTTGCTCAAGGGGCGCACGTCGTCCTGGCAGATCTGAATCTTGAAGGCGCTGAAAAAATTGCCGCTGAACTTGTAGAAGAATTTGGCGAGGACCGCGCCGTTGCCTTGAAAATGGATGTGACGAGCGAAGAGCAAATACAAGCAGCTTTTCAACAAACAGCTTTAACATATGGCGGCGTAGATATTATTGTCAATAATGCCGGACTTGCAACTTCGAGTCCGTTTGATGAAACAACATTGAAAGAATGGAATTTGAATATGAACGTGCTTGGAACCGGTTATTTTTTGGTGGCTCGTGAAGCGTTCAAGCAAATGAAAGATCAAGCGATCGGCGGCAGCATGGTTTTTATCGGTTCGAAAAACTCGGTCTATGCCGGCAAGAACGCAGCCGCTTACAGCTCGGTCAAAGCGCTCGAAGCCCATCTGGCAAGATGCATTGCCGCTGAAGGAGGAGAATTCGGGATACGCGTAAATTCCGTGCTGCCTGATGCTGTATTGCAGGGATCAGCCATCTGGGGATCGAGATGGCGTGAAGAAAGGGCTGCTGCATACGGCATCGAGCCCGATGAACTGGAAGAGCATTACCGCAAACGCACAACTTTAATGGTGAATATTTACCCGAAAGACATTGCGGAATCCATTCTGTTCCTGTCTTCATCCAAAGCGGAAAAAACGACTGG
- a CDS encoding L-rhamnose mutarotase, with protein sequence MEKSNKFAWTWMIKEELLEDYVKLHEEPWREVLDEHSKAGIKNYSIFQNGAQFFYCFECDDVDGAFAYIAQSEACNKWNALTSNMVQGSFDFNEAEPIKPLKEVFYLK encoded by the coding sequence ATGGAGAAAAGCAATAAGTTCGCTTGGACATGGATGATAAAAGAAGAGCTTTTAGAGGATTACGTGAAACTTCACGAAGAACCGTGGCGTGAAGTTCTCGACGAACATTCAAAAGCAGGAATCAAGAATTACTCCATCTTTCAAAACGGCGCACAATTTTTTTACTGCTTTGAGTGCGATGACGTTGATGGCGCATTTGCTTATATAGCCCAAAGCGAAGCCTGCAATAAATGGAATGCCCTCACTTCAAATATGGTACAAGGATCATTTGATTTCAATGAAGCGGAACCGATTAAGCCATTGAAGGAAGTATTTTATTTAAAGTGA
- the rhaS gene encoding rhamnose ABC transporter substrate-binding protein codes for MKKFLSKMATIGLAATMLAACGSQEAAPDQNAASGDSGGDGAKTYAMVFKNTGNPYGEKMMDGFEEAIKEAGGEVILRAPDQPTAEGQIQIVEQLITQKVDSILITGNDIDALQPVLKKAMDAGIKVLSADAAVNPQSRLVHVNQADPELIGRTQIQAVSEMINGEGQIAVLSATSQASNQNLWIEWMKKELEKPEYDKVELVKVAYGDDLRDKSTSETEALLLQYPDLKAIVSPTTVGIAAAGKVLTDKGLEGKIALTGLGLPSEMATYIENGVSPAMFLWNPIDVGYGAGMTAVALVEGEITGKLGEKFEAGRLGEKEIVEDGEGTQVMLGEPFRFDKENIAEWKEVY; via the coding sequence ATGAAGAAATTTCTATCTAAGATGGCAACGATTGGTTTAGCGGCAACTATGCTGGCAGCTTGTGGAAGCCAGGAAGCAGCACCGGATCAAAATGCAGCTTCGGGAGACTCTGGCGGAGACGGTGCCAAAACCTACGCTATGGTATTTAAAAATACAGGTAATCCTTATGGCGAGAAAATGATGGACGGTTTTGAAGAAGCGATTAAAGAAGCGGGCGGTGAAGTAATTCTTCGTGCTCCAGATCAGCCCACAGCTGAAGGGCAAATTCAAATCGTCGAACAGTTGATCACACAAAAAGTAGATTCTATTTTGATTACAGGCAATGATATCGATGCACTTCAGCCGGTTTTAAAGAAAGCGATGGATGCGGGAATTAAAGTGCTTTCTGCAGATGCGGCTGTTAATCCTCAAAGCCGGTTAGTGCACGTGAACCAAGCAGATCCGGAACTTATTGGACGCACACAAATCCAGGCAGTATCTGAAATGATCAACGGTGAAGGCCAGATTGCCGTCTTGAGTGCGACATCCCAAGCTTCCAACCAAAACTTATGGATCGAGTGGATGAAAAAAGAACTTGAAAAACCCGAATACGACAAAGTGGAACTTGTAAAAGTTGCATATGGCGATGACTTGCGTGATAAGAGCACTTCAGAAACAGAAGCTTTGCTGCTGCAATACCCAGATTTAAAAGCCATTGTTTCACCTACGACTGTAGGGATAGCTGCTGCAGGAAAAGTTCTTACTGATAAAGGCTTGGAAGGTAAAATCGCTTTGACTGGTCTGGGGCTTCCAAGCGAAATGGCAACGTATATTGAAAATGGCGTTTCCCCGGCAATGTTCCTATGGAATCCAATTGACGTTGGCTACGGAGCGGGAATGACTGCTGTGGCTTTAGTAGAAGGCGAAATCACAGGGAAACTTGGAGAAAAATTCGAAGCTGGGCGCCTTGGAGAAAAAGAAATTGTTGAAGACGGAGAAGGAACACAGGTTATGTTAGGAGAACCATTCCGATTTGATAAAGAAAATATTGCAGAGTGGAAAGAAGTGTACTAA
- a CDS encoding ABC transporter permease encodes MTMTQKAVDPSEYVQRTLKDKQEFSWKKFFLQWEWLLILVFFLVLIINTNLSPFFLNAAGLRDATMIFLDKAFIVFPMVMIMILRDIDISVGSTVALSSVIMATLYNDFNLPMGAALVACLLVGAICGVINGLLIVKFKELSAVIVTLGTMILYRGIAYVILEDQASGNFPTWFSFFGWGNVGGIPFILIVFAVLAIVFTLLLHKTTFGRQIYAMGNNTTASRFSGVQIDKVKIIVFTLAGVMAAVTAIFLVSRMGSTRPNVATMYELDVIAMVALGGISTAGGKGRMIGAIIAVFIIGYLQYGLGLINIPSQTMLVITGLLLLAAVGIPKLNVSRKFKKFRKKQLE; translated from the coding sequence ATGACTATGACGCAAAAAGCGGTTGACCCAAGTGAGTATGTGCAGCGGACACTCAAAGATAAACAAGAGTTTTCTTGGAAGAAATTTTTTCTTCAATGGGAATGGCTATTGATTTTAGTATTCTTCTTGGTGCTGATAATAAACACTAACCTTTCGCCATTCTTTTTGAACGCAGCCGGTTTAAGAGATGCCACAATGATTTTCCTGGATAAGGCGTTCATCGTCTTTCCGATGGTCATGATTATGATTCTTCGGGACATTGATATATCTGTCGGTTCTACCGTCGCCTTATCTTCGGTTATTATGGCAACTTTGTACAATGATTTTAATCTTCCGATGGGAGCGGCACTAGTAGCTTGTCTGCTCGTTGGCGCAATCTGCGGAGTGATCAATGGTTTATTGATTGTGAAATTCAAGGAGCTTTCAGCGGTTATCGTAACACTCGGGACAATGATTTTATACCGGGGCATTGCCTACGTTATTTTGGAAGATCAAGCGTCCGGAAACTTCCCGACATGGTTCAGCTTTTTCGGATGGGGCAACGTCGGCGGCATCCCTTTTATCTTAATTGTGTTTGCAGTGCTGGCGATCGTCTTTACACTGCTGCTTCATAAGACAACATTCGGCAGGCAAATTTATGCAATGGGAAACAACACGACTGCCAGCCGCTTTTCAGGCGTTCAAATTGATAAAGTGAAAATCATCGTTTTCACGTTAGCTGGTGTGATGGCTGCTGTTACTGCAATTTTCTTGGTTTCACGCATGGGCAGTACACGGCCAAATGTAGCGACGATGTACGAGTTGGATGTCATCGCCATGGTCGCTTTAGGCGGAATCAGTACAGCAGGAGGCAAAGGGCGGATGATTGGCGCAATCATTGCGGTTTTCATTATCGGCTATCTGCAGTACGGTCTGGGATTGATCAACATTCCTTCTCAAACAATGCTCGTCATTACAGGGCTTTTGCTGCTGGCGGCTGTAGGGATACCGAAGCTGAATGTCAGCCGGAAATTCAAGAAGTTCAGAAAGAAACAATTGGAATAG
- a CDS encoding ABC transporter permease has translation MAESVIDNSADIPAEKKASKLAAVSKFRELGLLAFIILLCIIVQTKNSSFLTIGNLTDMITNTAILSILALGMMLVLITRGIDLSIGSTLALSGMIVAQTVSVYSGLHPILAILIGTAIGIVCGVVIGFLVANIGILPIIATLAMMNIFRGLNYTISDGQWISSYQMPPSFVSIATSKILGINTLVFIAIIIYIVAFYFINHTRTGRQIYAVGSNPESAKVSGINQTKILLIVYSVMGGLSGLSGVLWVSKFASAQGDTASGYELTVIAACILGGVSIAGGSGKISGVILGAFLLGILNNALPLMNVSPFWQMAIQGSIILIAVIINALVKRGVDRNNLLRRKI, from the coding sequence ATGGCTGAATCAGTTATAGACAATTCCGCAGATATTCCAGCGGAGAAGAAAGCCTCCAAACTGGCAGCAGTTTCGAAGTTCCGAGAACTGGGATTATTAGCTTTTATCATTCTGCTTTGTATCATCGTTCAAACGAAAAATTCGAGCTTTTTAACAATTGGCAATTTGACCGATATGATCACGAACACGGCTATCCTCAGCATTCTCGCATTGGGAATGATGCTCGTCCTGATTACGAGAGGAATTGACTTGTCAATCGGTTCCACTCTTGCTTTATCGGGGATGATCGTTGCGCAGACTGTAAGTGTATACAGCGGTTTGCATCCTATCTTGGCGATTTTGATAGGAACGGCTATAGGCATAGTTTGCGGCGTTGTCATCGGGTTTCTGGTAGCGAATATCGGGATTCTTCCTATCATAGCGACGTTGGCTATGATGAATATTTTCCGGGGGCTGAATTATACGATCAGCGATGGACAATGGATCAGTTCTTATCAGATGCCACCAAGCTTTGTGTCTATTGCAACCAGCAAAATTCTTGGAATCAATACACTGGTATTTATAGCGATCATCATTTATATCGTCGCTTTTTACTTTATCAATCACACAAGGACAGGAAGGCAGATTTACGCGGTCGGAAGCAATCCGGAATCGGCGAAAGTCAGCGGCATCAATCAAACCAAAATTCTGTTGATTGTCTATTCCGTTATGGGAGGCCTGTCCGGATTATCAGGAGTTTTATGGGTCTCGAAATTTGCTTCCGCCCAGGGAGACACCGCTTCCGGTTATGAATTGACCGTTATAGCAGCATGTATTCTTGGCGGTGTAAGCATCGCCGGAGGATCCGGCAAAATTTCAGGCGTTATCTTAGGCGCGTTTTTACTCGGTATCTTGAACAACGCTCTTCCATTAATGAACGTATCGCCATTCTGGCAAATGGCGATACAGGGATCAATCATTTTGATAGCCGTCATCATAAACGCCCTCGTTAAAAGAGGAGTAGACAGAAATAATCTGCTGAGGAGGAAGATATGA
- a CDS encoding sugar ABC transporter ATP-binding protein has protein sequence MSEYVLELRGITKRFPGVTALDGVHFKLKPGEIHALMGENGAGKSTFIKVITGVHAPDEGEMFLNGEKVEFSGPNDAQAVGIAAIYQHVTNYPDLSVTENIFMGHAKVQKITGRLLWKEMHEEARKILRSLSSSIDPKAEMGSLSVAQQQIVEIAKAISTHAKIIIMDEPTAALTSRESEELYKIAESLRDQGASIIFISHRFEDMYRLASQVTVLRDAKYIGSWGIDEISNDALIVAMVGREINQVFPDRTGEVGAKLLEVQGLSKAGYFADISFTLSKGEILGLTGLVGAGRTEVCQALFGIMPYDKGTIELNGQKVSIQSPKEAIKLGIGYLPEDRQLQGLVLQWSIGRNITLSALKSFSSKGWLNEKKEHTFTKNLAEKMHVKANSVFDLVSSLSGGNQQKVAVAKLLTAQLDVIILDEPTKGVDVGAKTAIYEIINELAAQGYGIILVSSEMLEVIGMSDRIAVMRAGRITKILDRENVTQEKILEASMADKVKKNVG, from the coding sequence ATGTCTGAATATGTGTTGGAACTAAGAGGCATTACCAAAAGGTTTCCCGGTGTCACAGCGCTGGACGGTGTGCATTTTAAATTGAAGCCAGGGGAAATCCATGCACTGATGGGTGAAAATGGCGCAGGTAAATCAACATTTATAAAAGTAATCACAGGTGTCCACGCTCCAGATGAAGGAGAGATGTTCCTGAACGGAGAGAAAGTGGAGTTTTCTGGGCCAAACGATGCTCAGGCAGTCGGAATAGCCGCAATTTACCAACATGTGACTAATTATCCGGATTTAAGTGTGACTGAAAATATATTTATGGGTCATGCAAAAGTTCAAAAAATAACGGGACGGCTGCTTTGGAAAGAAATGCACGAAGAAGCAAGAAAAATTTTGCGGTCATTAAGTTCATCTATTGACCCAAAAGCCGAAATGGGATCTTTAAGTGTAGCGCAGCAGCAAATCGTTGAAATTGCTAAAGCGATTTCAACCCATGCAAAAATCATCATTATGGATGAACCGACAGCTGCTTTAACTTCAAGGGAAAGTGAAGAGCTTTATAAGATTGCAGAAAGTCTCAGAGATCAAGGCGCATCGATCATTTTTATCTCACATCGCTTTGAAGACATGTACCGTCTTGCATCACAGGTTACGGTGCTGCGTGACGCCAAGTATATCGGCTCTTGGGGAATTGATGAAATTTCAAACGATGCCCTGATTGTTGCAATGGTTGGCCGGGAAATCAACCAGGTATTCCCTGATCGGACAGGGGAAGTGGGGGCGAAACTCTTGGAAGTGCAAGGGCTCAGCAAAGCAGGTTATTTTGCGGATATCTCTTTTACACTCTCCAAAGGGGAGATTTTAGGATTAACAGGGCTCGTCGGTGCCGGCCGGACGGAAGTGTGCCAAGCACTTTTCGGAATAATGCCTTATGACAAAGGAACAATCGAATTGAACGGGCAAAAGGTAAGCATACAAAGCCCGAAAGAAGCGATAAAACTGGGCATCGGTTATTTGCCGGAAGACAGGCAGCTGCAAGGCCTGGTGCTGCAGTGGAGCATTGGACGGAATATCACGTTATCAGCTTTAAAAAGCTTTAGCAGTAAAGGCTGGCTGAATGAAAAGAAAGAACATACATTTACAAAAAATCTGGCTGAAAAAATGCATGTGAAAGCGAACAGTGTTTTTGATTTGGTCAGTTCCTTGTCAGGTGGCAATCAGCAGAAAGTTGCCGTAGCAAAACTGCTGACAGCGCAGTTGGATGTCATCATCCTCGACGAACCGACAAAAGGTGTAGACGTAGGTGCCAAGACAGCAATTTATGAAATTATCAACGAACTGGCAGCTCAAGGCTACGGCATCATCCTTGTTTCTTCGGAAATGCTGGAAGTAATCGGAATGAGCGACCGAATCGCAGTCATGCGCGCCGGCAGAATCACCAAAATTTTGGATCGGGAAAACGTAACCCAAGAAAAGATTCTTGAGGCATCGATGGCCGATAAAGTTAAGAAAAATGTTGGATAA
- a CDS encoding response regulator transcription factor — translation MNFNKIRTVIVDDESRIRRGIEKLVLSCGEEWEIVGSFGDGIELIEAFEKEPFKFDVLLTDIRMPVVDGLALIKKMKEVTFFYPIVISGFDDFNYLRVALREGALDYLLKPIDREEFKKQLEVLKQKIKNQREEQEQVIVLQEKAKKLSYIKQVEKLDEAAKGFEFDISIMDWTSEFPQGFYTLMQITIDQPLSYSRTMAKEEWHTWILANENIINELLESSGMDFWKWRGEPSGYWVLLCSKENESEKVFKEEIQNFVCELQSNAQNILPFTNSVAISRSFRDLTYLQTIAKDVLALMQYRTAFGNNQILLQDIGEIFTPDSELRNAGELQQLIQRIIQALERMNEAELKKQISLFTDELHFLRSSSETEFFLQSLSIQLINYVIKCTPRINNDLLDLQDMVSLLRKSKNAEELRAEIESLVMAVYQNLSVMSKDKVHNQTTAAKEWILENLQENITIEKIAGQVYMNPTYFCEFFKNETGETVLDFVTRSRIKKARELILTTNLKVYEISGQVGYTDTKYFSKLFKKYYGELPSKFKEKLKSQK, via the coding sequence ATGAACTTTAATAAAATTAGGACGGTTATTGTTGATGACGAAAGCCGCATCCGCCGCGGAATTGAAAAATTGGTTTTATCTTGCGGAGAAGAATGGGAGATTGTCGGATCATTCGGTGATGGAATTGAATTGATTGAAGCATTCGAAAAAGAACCGTTTAAATTTGATGTTCTGCTTACCGATATTAGGATGCCTGTTGTTGACGGTCTTGCATTAATTAAAAAAATGAAGGAAGTTACTTTTTTTTATCCGATTGTCATCAGCGGATTTGATGATTTTAATTATTTACGGGTGGCCTTAAGAGAAGGCGCACTTGATTATCTATTAAAACCGATTGACCGGGAAGAGTTCAAAAAGCAGCTGGAAGTGTTGAAACAAAAAATAAAAAATCAAAGGGAAGAGCAAGAACAAGTAATTGTTCTGCAGGAGAAAGCGAAAAAACTGAGTTATATTAAACAAGTTGAAAAATTAGATGAAGCAGCAAAGGGATTTGAATTCGACATCTCTATAATGGATTGGACGAGTGAGTTCCCCCAAGGCTTCTATACACTGATGCAGATTACAATTGATCAGCCTTTAAGTTATTCCCGGACTATGGCGAAAGAAGAATGGCATACATGGATTCTTGCCAATGAAAATATTATCAATGAACTGCTCGAGAGCAGCGGCATGGATTTTTGGAAGTGGCGAGGAGAACCATCAGGTTATTGGGTATTGCTTTGCAGCAAAGAAAACGAAAGCGAAAAGGTGTTCAAAGAAGAAATCCAAAACTTTGTATGTGAACTTCAAAGTAATGCGCAAAACATCCTGCCTTTTACGAACTCAGTTGCGATTAGCCGTTCATTCAGGGATTTAACATACCTGCAAACAATTGCCAAGGACGTATTGGCGCTCATGCAATACCGTACTGCTTTTGGAAACAATCAAATTTTGCTGCAAGACATAGGCGAAATCTTTACGCCGGATAGTGAACTGAGGAATGCAGGTGAACTACAGCAGTTGATTCAGCGAATTATCCAGGCATTGGAACGGATGAACGAGGCTGAATTGAAAAAACAGATCAGTTTGTTTACAGATGAACTGCACTTTTTGCGTTCATCAAGTGAGACGGAATTTTTCTTGCAATCCCTCAGCATCCAGCTGATCAATTACGTAATTAAATGCACGCCACGAATAAATAACGATCTGCTGGACTTACAGGATATGGTGAGTTTATTGCGGAAGTCTAAAAATGCAGAAGAGTTAAGAGCGGAAATAGAAAGTTTGGTTATGGCTGTCTATCAAAATCTGTCGGTTATGAGCAAAGATAAAGTGCATAACCAGACGACTGCAGCCAAAGAATGGATTTTGGAAAACTTACAGGAAAATATCACGATTGAGAAAATAGCCGGTCAAGTTTACATGAATCCAACGTATTTCTGTGAATTCTTTAAAAATGAAACAGGAGAAACGGTCCTCGATTTTGTAACTCGGAGCCGCATAAAAAAAGCCAGAGAATTGATTCTTACAACAAATTTGAAAGTCTATGAAATTTCCGGGCAGGTAGGATATACAGATACGAAATACTTCAGCAAGTTATTTAAGAAATATTATGGAGAACTTCCTTCAAAGTTCAAAGAAAAGTTAAAATCCCAAAAGTAA
- a CDS encoding cache domain-containing sensor histidine kinase encodes MISKLTKFKNYRLRTKLIVTYVLLTVIPMSLLGYIAYSQYANSIEEQVGEYIPKLLKQANENIANQIRELEDLPDLLYNSDEVVEILREDAHQSRSSLLQDEFTINSYLSRMFINGGSQDILGVFVISKNRVFQSTKIPYTNFGLIDYSQSYGQDIQLKNDDIFVLPHQTSLRFEGDPPFVLIMKQLSDLENRTDLGTVLIAVNVTFFEDVINDMSEEGKADLWMMNKEGRVIYHTNSEKIRTVDREFSNYPKINGSFRTTQEDENRLISLNYMDETGWTLAHSVLVKNLTEQTDLVRDATIFIFLVFVTISTIISILLAWNVSSPLNRLTTLMKRVEKGNFDVDLAIGTTDEVGMLADNFNSMVTEIKDLIRENYQIELKQKEAELYALQSQINPHFMYNTLETIAMSVEDDEKETVIEMVTLLGRMLRFSIGNKETVVPIADELLHVKDYLTIQKIRFEEKFDFTIREEINPERYYTPKFVLQPIVENAVKHGLAYGRVTTIEIEVTLIRNSGGTEEISFKVKDNGAGINEDTLAGIQKMLASDPMSKRDAHFGLSNVHARIAMNFGESFGLNISSGINKGTEVEIRIPILTNGTEGGHHEL; translated from the coding sequence ATGATTTCTAAACTGACGAAATTTAAAAATTACCGGCTGCGGACAAAGCTGATTGTTACTTACGTCTTGCTGACCGTCATCCCTATGTCTCTTTTAGGTTACATTGCCTATAGCCAGTACGCGAACTCGATCGAAGAGCAAGTGGGTGAATATATTCCCAAACTGCTAAAGCAGGCCAATGAAAATATTGCAAACCAAATAAGGGAGTTGGAGGATCTTCCGGATCTGCTGTACAACTCTGACGAAGTGGTAGAAATTCTAAGAGAGGATGCCCATCAAAGCCGATCTTCGCTGTTGCAGGATGAATTTACCATTAATAGCTACTTATCGAGAATGTTCATTAATGGAGGCAGCCAAGATATTCTAGGCGTCTTCGTGATATCTAAAAACCGCGTTTTCCAAAGCACTAAAATTCCATATACCAATTTCGGGCTGATTGACTACTCGCAATCTTACGGGCAGGATATTCAGTTGAAAAACGACGATATCTTCGTCTTGCCTCATCAAACCTCGCTGCGTTTTGAAGGAGATCCTCCTTTTGTTCTGATTATGAAGCAGCTTTCCGACCTTGAGAATAGAACCGATTTGGGTACCGTACTCATTGCGGTCAATGTTACTTTTTTTGAAGATGTAATCAATGACATGAGTGAAGAAGGAAAAGCAGATTTGTGGATGATGAACAAAGAAGGACGGGTTATTTATCATACGAATTCGGAGAAAATCCGGACAGTTGACCGGGAATTCAGCAATTACCCAAAGATAAATGGCAGTTTTCGAACAACTCAGGAAGATGAAAACCGGCTGATCAGTTTAAATTACATGGACGAAACAGGCTGGACTTTGGCTCACAGTGTTTTAGTTAAAAACCTTACAGAACAAACCGATCTGGTACGGGATGCCACCATCTTCATCTTTCTTGTCTTTGTCACCATTAGCACCATCATTTCCATCTTGTTGGCCTGGAACGTATCAAGCCCGCTTAACCGGCTGACCACGTTGATGAAACGGGTCGAAAAAGGGAATTTTGACGTCGATTTAGCTATTGGCACAACCGATGAAGTAGGGATGCTTGCTGATAACTTCAATTCCATGGTGACAGAAATCAAAGATTTAATCCGTGAAAATTACCAGATTGAACTCAAGCAAAAAGAGGCCGAGCTCTACGCCTTGCAATCTCAGATCAATCCCCATTTTATGTACAATACCCTGGAGACAATCGCCATGTCTGTGGAGGACGACGAAAAAGAGACAGTCATCGAAATGGTGACGCTGCTTGGGCGGATGCTGCGCTTTTCAATCGGCAATAAAGAAACAGTAGTGCCGATTGCTGATGAACTTTTGCATGTTAAAGATTATTTGACGATACAAAAGATCCGTTTTGAAGAGAAATTTGATTTCACAATCCGTGAAGAAATAAATCCGGAACGATACTATACGCCCAAATTTGTTTTGCAGCCAATTGTTGAAAATGCCGTCAAACATGGGCTGGCATACGGAAGAGTTACAACGATTGAAATTGAAGTCACTTTGATTCGGAATAGCGGAGGGACAGAAGAAATTTCCTTTAAAGTGAAAGACAATGGAGCGGGTATAAATGAAGACACACTGGCCGGAATTCAGAAGATGCTGGCCTCTGACCCGATGTCCAAGCGGGATGCGCATTTTGGGTTGAGCAACGTCCATGCGCGCATTGCTATGAACTTTGGCGAAAGCTTTGGCTTGAATATCTCAAGCGGTATCAACAAAGGAACAGAAGTTGAAATCAGAATTCCGATTCTTACAAATGGCACCGAAGGAGGCCACCATGAACTTTAA